Proteins from a genomic interval of Salinarchaeum sp. Harcht-Bsk1:
- the glmS gene encoding glutamine--fructose-6-phosphate transaminase (isomerizing): MCGIVGYVGTGAALPVLATGLSNLEYRGYDSAGVALADGDLDVYKRSGEVDALRAALPESAPQHRGIGHTRWSTHGPPTDANAHPHTGCSGDVAVVHNGIIENYDALRAELDADGHTFTSETDTEVVPHLIEAELETGASPREAVRSAVERLEGSFAIVVTIAGDDELYATRRDSPLVVGHGDGEQFLASDVTAFLEQTREVTYLEDGDLAILAAGGVTIERDGETADPDRETLDWEADAAEKGGYEHYMLKEIHEQPAALRQTLSGRIDPDAGTVDLDLDLPAEYVSSLEEVQFVAAGTSNYAARYAAELVEELADVRATVEIASEYEFSGGRDPWRTLTVAVTQSGETADTLSAIRSASRAGARTLSVTNTLGSTVTRETDDSLFIRAGPEIGVAATKTFASQVATMTMLSVALGRQRGTLSSDRASEVLSSLRGVPGAVQQVLDRADDVGEVAREHADADAFFFVGRQYGCPVALEGALKLKEISYDHAEGFAAGELKHGPLALVTPDTPVLAIMTDGSRPDATLNNVKEVQARGAPVIGASSHEGADRYLDVEWPVPDVGVLEPLVANVYWQLFAYYVAESKDRSIDKPRNLAKSVTVE, translated from the coding sequence ATGTGTGGAATCGTGGGCTACGTCGGCACTGGCGCCGCCCTTCCGGTTTTGGCAACCGGCCTCTCGAACCTCGAGTATCGCGGCTACGACTCGGCGGGCGTCGCGCTCGCCGACGGCGATCTCGACGTGTACAAGCGCTCGGGTGAGGTCGACGCGCTTCGTGCTGCGCTGCCCGAGTCCGCCCCGCAGCACCGTGGAATCGGCCACACTCGCTGGTCGACCCACGGGCCACCGACGGACGCGAACGCTCACCCACACACCGGCTGCTCGGGCGACGTCGCGGTCGTGCACAACGGAATCATCGAGAACTACGACGCGCTGCGAGCGGAACTCGACGCGGACGGGCACACCTTCACCAGCGAGACCGACACCGAAGTCGTCCCCCACTTGATCGAGGCCGAACTCGAGACAGGGGCGTCGCCCCGCGAGGCGGTCCGCTCCGCCGTCGAACGGCTCGAAGGGAGCTTCGCGATCGTCGTGACGATCGCAGGCGACGACGAACTCTACGCGACGCGCCGGGACAGCCCGCTCGTCGTGGGGCACGGCGACGGCGAACAGTTCCTCGCGAGCGACGTGACTGCCTTCCTCGAACAGACGCGCGAGGTCACGTACCTCGAGGATGGCGACCTCGCGATCCTTGCTGCCGGAGGTGTGACGATCGAGCGCGACGGCGAAACGGCCGATCCCGACCGAGAGACGCTCGACTGGGAGGCCGACGCCGCCGAGAAGGGCGGCTACGAGCACTACATGCTCAAGGAGATCCACGAACAGCCCGCTGCGCTCCGGCAGACGCTCTCCGGGCGGATCGATCCCGACGCCGGAACGGTGGACCTCGACCTCGATCTCCCAGCGGAGTACGTCTCATCGCTCGAGGAGGTCCAGTTCGTGGCGGCGGGGACCTCGAACTACGCTGCGCGGTACGCCGCCGAACTCGTCGAGGAGCTGGCAGACGTGCGCGCAACCGTCGAGATCGCCAGCGAGTACGAGTTCTCCGGGGGCCGGGATCCCTGGCGAACGCTCACGGTCGCGGTGACCCAGAGCGGCGAGACTGCTGACACGCTCTCGGCGATCCGTTCGGCGAGTCGCGCCGGCGCCCGAACCCTCTCCGTGACGAACACGCTCGGCAGCACTGTGACGAGGGAGACCGACGACAGCCTCTTCATCCGCGCTGGCCCCGAGATCGGGGTCGCGGCGACGAAGACCTTCGCCTCGCAGGTCGCGACGATGACGATGCTCTCGGTCGCGCTCGGTCGACAGCGCGGCACGCTCTCCTCCGACCGCGCGAGCGAGGTGCTGTCCTCGCTCCGTGGCGTTCCGGGCGCCGTCCAGCAGGTGCTCGATCGGGCGGACGACGTCGGCGAGGTCGCACGCGAGCACGCCGACGCGGACGCCTTCTTCTTCGTCGGTCGACAGTACGGGTGTCCGGTCGCACTCGAGGGAGCACTGAAGCTCAAGGAAATCTCGTACGATCACGCCGAGGGGTTCGCTGCTGGAGAACTCAAGCACGGCCCGCTCGCGCTGGTAACGCCCGACACCCCGGTTCTCGCGATCATGACCGATGGCTCCCGCCCGGATGCCACGCTCAACAACGTGAAGGAGGTGCAGGCGCGCGGCGCACCAGTCATCGGGGCGTCGTCCCACGAGGGAGCGGATCGATATCTCGACGTCGAGTGGCCGGTGCCCGACGTCGGCGTCCTCGAACCGCTCGTCGCCAACGTCTACTGGCAGCTCTTCGCGTACTACGTGGCGGAGTCCAAGGATCGGTCGATCGACAAGCCGCGGAACCTGGCGAAGAGCGTTACCGTCGAGTAG
- the glmM gene encoding phosphoglucosamine mutase has protein sequence MFGTSGVRGRFGSDVTADLALSIGRAVASDGADRIVLGRDPRTTGDLLADAAAAGARECGADVIDLGLAATPTIARSVGWQDADAGIAVTASHNPPEDNGLKLWEPSGQAFGKDHREQIARTVQNGEAGSADWEAVGSRTAWNGAEDRHVAAIVDAIAAEPDSGLADLEVVVDVGNGAGGITVRALRELGCSVTALNERPDGHFPSRPSEPTEENLAALGSVVGAADADLGVAHDGDADRMMAVDETGRFVGGDALLALFATDAVEGSAAGSQVAAPVNTSLAVDDALAGVGADLVRTRVGDVFVAERASQPDVGFGGEPSGAWIWPGETLAPDGPLAACRLAKMVADGGPLSAMVGEIEQYPIRRDSREVAEKAATMERIRSAATDEYADAADSDVETLDGVRVTTDDGWFLVRASGTQPLIRVTAEAREAGRADELLAAAHGLLDDAIVE, from the coding sequence GTGTTCGGAACAAGTGGCGTCCGCGGTCGCTTCGGATCGGACGTGACGGCCGATCTCGCACTCTCGATCGGACGAGCGGTCGCGAGCGACGGCGCGGATCGGATCGTTCTCGGCCGGGATCCGCGGACGACCGGGGACCTCCTCGCCGACGCCGCGGCCGCCGGTGCGAGAGAGTGTGGCGCGGACGTGATCGACCTCGGCCTCGCTGCGACGCCGACGATCGCACGGAGCGTCGGCTGGCAGGACGCCGACGCCGGAATTGCCGTGACGGCCTCGCACAATCCGCCGGAAGACAACGGACTCAAACTCTGGGAGCCCAGCGGCCAGGCGTTCGGAAAGGACCACCGCGAGCAAATCGCGAGGACCGTCCAGAACGGCGAGGCGGGATCAGCAGACTGGGAGGCCGTCGGTAGCAGGACGGCCTGGAACGGTGCCGAGGATCGCCACGTCGCTGCCATCGTGGACGCGATCGCTGCAGAACCGGACAGCGGACTCGCGGACCTCGAGGTTGTGGTCGACGTCGGCAACGGCGCCGGCGGGATCACCGTCCGCGCGCTCCGCGAACTCGGCTGCTCCGTCACGGCGCTGAACGAACGCCCTGATGGGCACTTCCCCAGCCGACCGAGCGAGCCGACCGAGGAGAACCTCGCTGCGCTCGGGTCAGTCGTCGGTGCTGCCGACGCGGACCTCGGCGTCGCCCACGACGGCGACGCGGACCGGATGATGGCCGTCGACGAGACGGGGAGGTTCGTCGGCGGCGACGCGCTCCTCGCGCTGTTCGCGACCGACGCGGTCGAAGGATCCGCCGCAGGCAGTCAGGTCGCAGCACCGGTCAATACCAGCCTCGCCGTCGACGACGCGCTCGCGGGCGTCGGCGCCGATCTCGTCAGGACCCGGGTCGGCGACGTGTTCGTCGCAGAGCGCGCCAGCCAGCCCGACGTGGGCTTCGGCGGCGAGCCCAGCGGTGCCTGGATCTGGCCGGGGGAGACCCTGGCGCCGGACGGTCCGCTCGCCGCCTGTCGACTCGCGAAAATGGTCGCCGACGGCGGCCCGCTCTCCGCGATGGTCGGCGAGATCGAGCAGTACCCGATTCGGCGGGACAGCCGCGAGGTCGCCGAGAAGGCGGCGACGATGGAGCGAATCCGCTCGGCGGCGACCGACGAGTACGCCGACGCAGCCGACAGCGACGTCGAAACGCTCGATGGCGTCAGGGTGACCACCGACGACGGCTGGTTCCTCGTTCGCGCGAGCGGCACGCAGCCGCTGATCCGCGTGACCGCAGAGGCGCGTGAGGCGGGGCGAGCCGACGAGCTGCTCGCGGCGGCCCACGGCCTGCTGGACGACGCGATCGTGGAGTGA
- a CDS encoding glycosyltransferase family 39 protein, producing MNRDRIRREIQANPWLTGVLVLAAVLLYFGIWRIAPYQMIPDEVAATTQPLTIAREPYGMTEFKKGGNLHIWLLALAYVVVMLPVGAYWFATGQIQAVLDEANRVSQYTDGGQWAEANQQLLETYHLLVRTGRLVSATAGLLTVLGVALLARRLGGKPAGVIAGTTLSVSLGFVLTAKYATEDVVVACFAVWTFLLLVWHHDTGEDRYLLYGAAATGLAISTKATAGVLVFVVAILAFRRYEPAELLSADAIRDLVRYPVAAIATYVATTPSLLVHPGRYVDEIARYFTVKSGGATFYAANEPGWIAHLGHLVTALGVPLLALVILATIGVAVLAVTDRVSRFTLYPLGFAVAFFLVDSFTSSTQYNRILLIVPLLAVFVGLVGAWAIDAERPREFHTVARAALAIVLLLSLFYTASGAMVWSTSRGEATEWLDGNLEDGAEVTVLTKPVYLPAFPETVNVTRASVDPLYDRHTDARKERVLERVRCHETDYLVLSSFHYERYVEDPVISPNRTAFFDSLLAGEEGYRVVAEFGPSDPNLQRDAEANFERALRLEPPSRNTNNPRIIVMEPTVPEGEGANCGD from the coding sequence ATGAACCGCGACCGGATCCGCCGGGAGATCCAGGCGAATCCCTGGCTCACCGGCGTGCTGGTTCTGGCCGCCGTTCTCCTGTACTTCGGCATCTGGCGGATCGCGCCCTACCAGATGATCCCCGACGAGGTCGCGGCGACGACCCAGCCGCTGACGATCGCCCGGGAGCCCTACGGGATGACGGAGTTCAAGAAGGGCGGGAACCTCCACATCTGGCTGCTCGCGCTCGCCTACGTCGTCGTCATGCTGCCCGTCGGCGCCTACTGGTTCGCGACCGGGCAGATCCAGGCCGTGCTCGACGAGGCCAATCGCGTCTCGCAGTACACCGACGGCGGCCAGTGGGCCGAGGCGAACCAGCAGCTCCTCGAGACCTACCACCTGCTCGTGCGGACGGGGCGTCTCGTCTCCGCGACTGCGGGGCTGCTGACGGTGCTGGGCGTCGCCCTCCTCGCCCGCAGGCTCGGCGGGAAACCGGCTGGCGTCATCGCCGGGACGACGCTGTCGGTGAGTCTCGGCTTCGTGCTCACGGCGAAGTACGCCACCGAGGACGTCGTCGTCGCGTGCTTCGCCGTCTGGACGTTCCTGCTGCTCGTCTGGCACCACGACACCGGCGAGGACCGTTACCTGCTCTACGGCGCCGCCGCGACGGGCCTCGCCATCTCGACGAAGGCCACCGCGGGCGTGCTCGTGTTCGTCGTCGCGATCCTCGCCTTCCGCCGGTACGAGCCTGCCGAACTCCTCTCAGCCGACGCGATCCGCGATCTCGTCCGCTACCCCGTGGCGGCGATCGCGACGTACGTGGCGACGACACCGTCGTTGCTCGTCCACCCCGGCCGCTACGTCGACGAGATCGCGCGTTACTTCACGGTGAAATCCGGCGGCGCAACCTTCTACGCCGCCAACGAGCCGGGGTGGATCGCCCACCTCGGCCACCTCGTCACCGCACTCGGCGTGCCGCTGCTCGCCCTGGTGATCCTCGCGACGATTGGCGTGGCGGTGCTCGCCGTGACGGATCGGGTGAGCCGATTCACCCTCTACCCCCTGGGTTTCGCGGTCGCGTTCTTCCTGGTCGACTCGTTCACCTCCAGTACGCAGTACAACCGGATCCTGTTGATCGTCCCGCTGCTCGCAGTGTTCGTCGGACTGGTCGGCGCCTGGGCGATCGACGCCGAGCGACCCCGCGAGTTCCACACGGTCGCCCGCGCAGCCCTCGCGATCGTCCTCCTGCTCTCGCTGTTCTACACCGCCAGCGGCGCGATGGTCTGGAGCACGTCCCGCGGTGAGGCCACCGAATGGCTCGACGGGAACCTGGAAGACGGGGCGGAGGTCACCGTCCTCACGAAGCCGGTGTACCTGCCCGCCTTCCCCGAGACTGTGAACGTCACCCGCGCGTCCGTCGACCCGCTCTACGACAGGCACACCGACGCCCGGAAGGAGCGCGTCCTCGAGCGGGTGCGCTGTCACGAGACGGACTACCTCGTGCTCTCGAGTTTCCACTACGAGCGCTACGTCGAGGACCCGGTGATCTCGCCGAACCGCACGGCCTTCTTCGACTCGCTGCTCGCGGGCGAGGAAGGCTACCGGGTCGTCGCGGAGTTCGGCCCGTCCGATCCGAACCTCCAGCGCGACGCCGAGGCGAACTTCGAGCGCGCGCTTCGGCTGGAGCCGCCCTCGCGGAACACCAACAACCCGCGGATTATCGTGATGGAGCCGACGGTGCCGGAAGGTGAGGGCGCGAACTGCGGAGACTGA
- a CDS encoding nucleotidyltransferase family protein yields the protein MAADETREWTAIVPAAGEGTRLRPLTAERPKPLVAVAGKPLLAHVFDALAPIDPASFVVVVGYRGEQVRAHFSDSYGGVPIEYVHQPEPRGLADAVGRAAPVVDGPALVCNGDNVFATDLEPLAAAHEAADGDPVATMLVEEASVETARETGVVVTDEAGRVERVVEKPDSPPSTLVSAGAIAVEPSIFEAIDAIEPANTGEYELADSLTWLLDRGETVHTHRYVGERVNVNAPADVELAEAVLANR from the coding sequence ATGGCAGCCGACGAGACCCGCGAGTGGACCGCAATCGTCCCCGCGGCGGGCGAGGGAACGCGGCTCCGACCCCTGACTGCCGAACGACCCAAACCACTCGTCGCGGTCGCGGGGAAGCCGCTGCTCGCCCACGTCTTCGACGCGCTCGCGCCGATCGATCCCGCTTCCTTCGTCGTCGTGGTTGGCTACCGCGGCGAGCAGGTCCGAGCGCACTTCAGCGACTCGTACGGCGGCGTTCCGATCGAGTACGTCCACCAGCCGGAGCCGCGCGGCCTCGCGGACGCCGTCGGACGAGCGGCCCCCGTCGTCGACGGTCCCGCACTCGTCTGCAACGGGGACAACGTTTTCGCGACCGATCTGGAGCCGCTCGCCGCTGCCCACGAAGCGGCAGACGGCGATCCTGTCGCCACGATGCTCGTCGAGGAAGCGTCGGTCGAGACCGCTCGAGAGACTGGCGTCGTGGTGACCGACGAGGCGGGCCGCGTCGAGCGCGTCGTCGAGAAGCCCGACTCCCCGCCAAGTACGCTCGTCAGCGCCGGGGCGATCGCCGTCGAACCGTCGATCTTCGAGGCCATCGACGCGATCGAACCCGCCAACACCGGCGAGTACGAACTCGCCGACTCGCTGACCTGGCTGCTCGATCGTGGCGAGACGGTGCACACGCACCGCTATGTGGGTGAGCGGGTGAACGTGAACGCGCCGGCGGACGTCGAGCTTGCAGAAGCGGTGCTCGCGAATCGGTGA
- a CDS encoding sugar phosphate nucleotidyltransferase, with protein MTEVTTAVILAAGEGRRLEPLTNRRPKPMLPIVDQPLLEYVLEAVVDAGIEHVVFVVGYERDRIQTHFGDGDDWDVEISYALQETQLGTGHAVVQAESLVDGPFLVLNGDRIIDTETVQSVRSALQSGDDGPAMAVTRSATPSEYGVVNVQGDRVVDLVEKPREPASDLINAGVYGFTQAVFEAIRGTPTDDDGEQSITATIDRLLADGTVRAVRNDGLWLDVSHLWDLPSVTGRMLDRDGGAVAGSVAESATVADATHLASGSRVGANATIGRGTTLADNASVGANAVVERSVVFPDATVGPGAVLRDCIVGANATIGANATVPGGEATVIVEGTVHEDVRLGGVIGDNASIGGGAVLDPGAILYDDAEVAPGASASGTVGEGTVIRRG; from the coding sequence ATGACCGAGGTCACGACGGCGGTGATCCTTGCGGCGGGGGAGGGCCGCCGGCTCGAACCGCTCACGAACCGCCGGCCGAAGCCAATGCTTCCGATCGTCGATCAGCCCCTGCTGGAGTACGTGCTGGAGGCGGTCGTCGACGCGGGGATCGAGCACGTGGTGTTCGTGGTCGGGTACGAGCGCGATCGGATCCAGACCCACTTCGGCGACGGCGACGACTGGGACGTCGAGATCAGCTACGCACTCCAGGAGACGCAACTCGGGACGGGCCACGCCGTAGTGCAGGCCGAATCCCTCGTCGACGGGCCGTTCCTCGTGCTGAATGGCGACCGCATCATCGACACCGAGACCGTGCAGTCGGTCCGATCGGCCTTGCAATCGGGCGACGACGGGCCGGCGATGGCAGTCACGCGCTCCGCCACGCCGTCGGAGTACGGCGTCGTCAACGTGCAGGGCGACCGCGTCGTCGACCTCGTGGAAAAACCACGCGAACCGGCGTCAGATCTCATTAACGCCGGCGTGTACGGGTTCACACAGGCGGTGTTCGAGGCCATTCGCGGAACGCCGACCGACGACGACGGCGAGCAGTCGATCACCGCGACGATCGATCGGCTGCTCGCCGACGGGACGGTGCGGGCAGTCCGCAACGACGGGCTCTGGCTCGACGTGTCACACCTCTGGGACCTCCCGTCGGTCACTGGCCGAATGCTGGATCGAGACGGCGGCGCCGTGGCGGGGTCCGTCGCCGAGAGTGCGACGGTCGCGGACGCGACGCACCTCGCGAGCGGCTCCCGCGTCGGGGCAAACGCCACGATCGGTCGCGGCACGACGCTCGCCGACAACGCGAGCGTCGGTGCGAACGCCGTCGTCGAACGCTCCGTCGTCTTCCCCGACGCGACGGTCGGTCCCGGTGCGGTGCTCCGGGACTGCATCGTCGGCGCAAACGCCACGATTGGAGCGAACGCGACGGTCCCCGGTGGCGAGGCGACGGTGATCGTCGAGGGAACCGTACACGAAGACGTCAGGCTGGGTGGCGTGATCGGCGATAACGCCAGCATCGGCGGCGGTGCCGTCCTCGATCCGGGTGCGATCCTGTACGACGACGCCGAGGTCGCCCCCGGTGCGAGCGCGTCGGGGACCGTCGGCGAGGGCACCGTGATTCGGAGGGGCTAA
- a CDS encoding universal stress protein, translating into MYDRILVPVDGSPVGETAAATAIALARRFDAQVHALHVLEVGELPPGVEDDEAGPFETQGQQALDEVSEQAVEAGVEVTTSMITGDADVHRAILGYVDEHDVDCIVMGTHGRQGLGRLILGSVAEQTIRESPVPVMTVHEDTGVPTEFASILVPTDGSDSSNRALEQAVGFAAATGASITGAYVVDDTVVRNGAGMQVAMDALEDAGEETLASLAERAADAGAESIDTTILHGVPYRAIVNYADEEDVDCIVLGTHGRTGVDRYLLGSVTERVIRLSDVPVLTVGGPEPEE; encoded by the coding sequence ATGTACGACAGAATCCTCGTTCCGGTGGACGGCAGCCCGGTCGGTGAGACGGCCGCCGCGACCGCGATCGCACTCGCCCGACGATTCGACGCCCAGGTGCACGCGCTCCACGTGCTGGAGGTGGGTGAACTCCCACCCGGCGTCGAGGACGACGAAGCAGGCCCGTTCGAAACGCAGGGGCAACAGGCGCTCGACGAGGTGTCCGAGCAGGCCGTCGAGGCGGGCGTCGAGGTGACGACGTCCATGATCACCGGCGACGCCGACGTCCACCGGGCGATCCTGGGCTACGTCGACGAACACGACGTCGACTGCATCGTCATGGGTACCCACGGCCGGCAGGGACTCGGGCGGTTGATCCTCGGGAGCGTCGCCGAGCAGACGATCCGCGAATCGCCGGTCCCGGTGATGACGGTGCACGAGGACACCGGCGTCCCCACCGAGTTCGCGTCGATCCTCGTACCGACCGACGGGAGCGACTCCTCGAACCGCGCCCTCGAGCAGGCCGTCGGGTTCGCAGCTGCTACTGGCGCTTCGATCACCGGTGCGTACGTCGTCGACGACACGGTCGTACGGAACGGCGCAGGTATGCAGGTGGCGATGGATGCGCTCGAGGATGCTGGCGAGGAGACCCTGGCGTCGCTCGCCGAGCGAGCCGCCGACGCTGGCGCCGAATCGATCGATACGACGATCCTCCACGGCGTGCCGTACCGCGCGATCGTGAACTACGCCGACGAGGAAGACGTCGACTGCATCGTGCTCGGCACCCACGGCCGCACCGGCGTCGACCGCTACCTGCTCGGGAGCGTCACGGAGCGCGTGATCCGTCTGAGCGACGTCCCCGTGCTCACCGTCGGCGGGCCGGAACCCGAGGAGTAG
- a CDS encoding DUF2267 domain-containing protein yields MNFDEFTGEVQHRLELPGTGEAVRATRATMMTLGQRIPADNAEDLAASLPMEVKWYLTDAVDEHGERFDWSTFLDRVAEIEQADPADAAYHARVVVDLVRECVPESDFQQLRDQLPEDEDRGNWGKLFEVVDSGGWSEH; encoded by the coding sequence ATGAACTTCGACGAGTTCACCGGCGAGGTCCAGCACCGACTCGAACTGCCCGGCACCGGGGAGGCGGTGCGCGCGACCCGGGCGACGATGATGACGCTCGGCCAGCGGATCCCCGCCGACAACGCGGAGGACCTCGCGGCGTCGCTCCCGATGGAGGTCAAGTGGTACCTCACCGACGCGGTCGACGAACACGGCGAACGCTTCGACTGGTCGACCTTCCTCGACCGCGTCGCGGAGATCGAGCAGGCCGATCCCGCGGACGCGGCGTACCACGCTCGCGTGGTCGTCGACCTCGTCCGCGAGTGCGTGCCGGAGTCCGACTTCCAGCAACTGCGCGACCAACTCCCCGAGGACGAGGACCGCGGAAACTGGGGGAAGCTCTTCGAAGTCGTCGACAGTGGCGGCTGGTCAGAACACTGA
- a CDS encoding amphi-Trp domain-containing protein, with protein sequence MGELETEETRTRTEVATYLRDLAEQLDADAPVTLTLGDRQVDLDPTDPITFKLEGESDWSEGDTEAKQSIEFELVWRTAATTAAEGELDVEPAGQ encoded by the coding sequence ATGGGAGAACTCGAAACAGAGGAGACCCGGACCCGCACCGAGGTCGCGACCTACCTCCGCGATCTCGCGGAGCAACTCGACGCCGACGCCCCCGTCACGCTAACGCTGGGCGATCGGCAGGTCGACCTCGACCCCACCGACCCGATCACGTTCAAACTCGAGGGCGAGTCCGACTGGTCGGAAGGAGACACGGAGGCCAAACAGAGCATCGAGTTCGAACTCGTCTGGCGAACCGCGGCGACGACGGCTGCGGAGGGCGAACTCGACGTCGAACCGGCCGGGCAGTAA
- a CDS encoding GDP-mannose 4,6-dehydratase, giving the protein MTVLVTGGAGFIGSHVTHALLEEGHEVVVVDPLDPYYDVGIKERNLEIAREIAPERFEWVDGSITDQSLVEDLFAEHAFDFVYHEAAQAGVRTSVENPLKPHEINTTGFLHVLQAADEAGTERVINASSSSVYGRPDYLPYDEEHPNYPKSPYGVTKLAAEHYGKVWTDVFDLPVVNLRYFTVYGPRMRPNMAITNFVSRCLNGEPPVIYGDGQQTRDFTYVEDIVSANLALLDTDAADGEDVNVGSTDTITIEELAEHVIDVTGADVDLVFDDAKEADARHTHSDVSKARELFDYEPTTDIREGVEKFVEWYEANREWYEPLVLNS; this is encoded by the coding sequence ATGACAGTCCTCGTCACCGGCGGAGCGGGGTTCATCGGCTCGCACGTCACGCACGCGCTCCTCGAGGAGGGCCACGAGGTCGTCGTGGTCGATCCGCTCGATCCCTACTACGACGTCGGGATCAAGGAGCGGAACCTCGAGATCGCCCGCGAAATCGCCCCGGAGCGCTTCGAGTGGGTCGACGGCTCGATCACGGACCAGTCCCTCGTCGAGGACCTCTTCGCCGAACACGCGTTCGACTTCGTCTACCACGAGGCCGCCCAGGCCGGCGTCCGCACGAGCGTCGAGAACCCCCTGAAGCCTCACGAGATCAACACGACCGGCTTCCTCCACGTCCTCCAGGCTGCCGACGAGGCCGGCACCGAGCGCGTGATCAACGCCTCCTCCTCGTCGGTCTACGGCCGACCGGACTACCTCCCCTACGACGAGGAGCACCCGAACTACCCGAAGAGCCCCTACGGCGTCACCAAACTCGCCGCCGAGCACTACGGCAAGGTCTGGACCGACGTGTTCGACCTCCCCGTCGTCAACCTCCGGTACTTCACCGTCTACGGCCCCCGGATGCGCCCGAACATGGCGATCACGAACTTCGTCTCTCGTTGCCTGAACGGCGAACCGCCGGTCATCTACGGCGACGGCCAGCAGACGCGCGATTTCACCTACGTCGAGGACATCGTTTCGGCGAACCTCGCCCTCCTGGACACCGACGCCGCCGACGGCGAGGACGTCAACGTCGGCTCGACGGACACCATCACCATCGAGGAACTCGCCGAGCACGTCATCGACGTGACCGGCGCCGACGTCGACCTCGTTTTCGACGACGCGAAAGAGGCCGACGCCCGCCACACTCACTCCGACGTCTCGAAGGCCCGCGAACTGTTCGACTACGAGCCGACGACGGACATTCGCGAGGGCGTCGAGAAGTTCGTCGAGTGGTACGAGGCCAACCGCGAGTGGTACGAACCACTCGTCCTGAACTCCTGA
- the glmU gene encoding bifunctional sugar-1-phosphate nucleotidylyltransferase/acetyltransferase, with the protein MDAVIVAAGKGTRMRPLTDTRPKPLLPVGTTTLLERAMAQCAPHVERYVLVVGYRGEQIRETVGDEFDGKPVAYVEQRERKGTAHAVGQAADVVDDRFLVLNGDLVLDDALFEALAATDGHALTVTTVPNPSQYGVVDVDASASGDGAHADLEVTGIVEKPEDPPSDLGNVGVYAFEPSVFDAIDRTSLSPRGEYEITDSIDLLLEDDEAIAAVEYDGTWLDVGRPWELLDANESVLGQLDSADAALDGTVEEGATLHGPVVVEDGARVRSGAYVEGPVVIRSGADVGPNAYVRGASVIGPDVRIGNGVEVKNSVLLEDAHAAHLSYVGDSVLGAHSNFGAGTVVANLRHDDANVRMRVKGEAVDTGRRKLGVVLGDEVKTGIDTSLNAGVVLGTGAATEPGETVTRDRGRE; encoded by the coding sequence ATGGACGCCGTCATCGTCGCCGCGGGCAAGGGAACCCGGATGCGCCCGCTGACAGACACCCGACCGAAGCCGCTCCTCCCCGTCGGCACCACGACGCTCCTCGAACGAGCGATGGCCCAGTGCGCGCCACACGTCGAACGCTACGTGCTCGTCGTCGGCTACCGCGGCGAGCAGATTCGCGAGACGGTCGGCGACGAGTTCGATGGCAAACCGGTCGCGTACGTCGAACAGCGCGAGCGCAAGGGCACCGCCCACGCAGTGGGGCAGGCGGCCGACGTCGTCGACGACCGCTTCCTCGTCCTGAACGGCGATCTCGTGCTCGACGACGCGCTGTTCGAGGCCCTCGCGGCGACCGACGGCCACGCGCTCACCGTGACGACGGTGCCGAATCCGTCGCAGTATGGCGTCGTGGACGTCGACGCTTCGGCGAGCGGCGACGGTGCCCATGCCGACCTCGAAGTCACCGGTATCGTCGAGAAGCCCGAGGATCCGCCCTCCGACCTCGGCAACGTCGGCGTGTACGCCTTCGAGCCGTCGGTGTTCGACGCGATCGATCGGACCTCGCTGAGCCCCCGCGGCGAGTACGAGATCACGGACTCGATCGATCTCCTGCTCGAAGATGACGAGGCGATCGCCGCCGTCGAGTACGACGGCACCTGGCTCGACGTCGGGCGGCCCTGGGAGCTGCTCGACGCGAACGAGTCGGTGCTCGGACAGCTAGATTCCGCGGATGCGGCACTCGATGGGACCGTCGAGGAGGGCGCAACGCTCCACGGCCCGGTCGTGGTGGAGGACGGCGCACGCGTTCGATCCGGCGCCTACGTCGAGGGACCAGTGGTGATCCGATCCGGCGCGGACGTCGGTCCCAATGCGTACGTTCGCGGGGCGAGCGTGATCGGGCCGGACGTCCGGATCGGCAACGGCGTCGAGGTCAAGAACTCCGTGCTCCTCGAGGACGCTCACGCCGCGCACCTCTCCTACGTCGGCGACTCCGTGCTCGGCGCTCACTCGAACTTCGGGGCGGGGACTGTCGTCGCGAACCTCCGCCACGACGACGCCAACGTCCGGATGCGCGTCAAGGGCGAGGCCGTCGATACCGGCCGTCGGAAGCTCGGCGTCGTGCTCGGCGACGAGGTGAAGACCGGGATCGACACCAGCCTGAACGCCGGCGTCGTGCTCGGGACGGGGGCGGCGACGGAACCCGGAGAGACGGTGACCCGGGATCGCGGACGGGAGTAA